A region from the Polycladomyces zharkentensis genome encodes:
- the lon gene encoding endopeptidase La, which yields MVLHLDVGRERSVKALEQAMVDENLIVLSTQREVHIEEPSPDDIFRMGTIARVRQMLKLPNGTIRVLVEGLHRAAIDEFLDEQNYYRVRVTQLAPQVKDDLELEALMRSVLDYFEQYLRLSKKVSPETYSAVADIDDPGRLADIIASHLPLKIADKQKILETIDVHKRLETLLEMLNDEREVLELERKISQRVKKQMEKTQKEYYLREQMKAIQRELGEKEGRVGEVEELREQLSKLDAPDYVVEKVEKEIERLEKIPTTSAEGGVIRTYVEWLLQLPWRKETKDDLDLKKAEKILDEDHYGLEKAKERVLEYLAVQKMVKKLKGPILCLVGPPGVGKTSLARSVARALNRKFVRVSLGGVRDEAEIRGHRRTYVGALPGRIIQGMKTAGTINPVFLLDEIDKMSADFRGDPAAALLEVLDPEQNATFSDHYIEIPYDLSKVMFITTANSLYGIPRPLLDRMEVLNISGYTELEKEQIAKGYLIPKQMKEHGLAKEQLQIQKDAILKVIRHYTREAGVRNLERTIGTLCRKAAKLLVTGEKKKVVITPKNLEQFLGPVKFRYGRAEETDQVGAATGLAWTETGGDTLTIEVTVLPGKGKLTLTGKLGDVMKESAQAAFSYIRSRAEEFHIDPEFHEKNDIHIHVPEGAIPKDGPSAGITMATALVSALTGIPISRHVAMTGEITLRGRVLPIGGLKEKALSAHRAGIRHVLIPKDNEKDLDDVPESVRRDLTFTLVEHMDEVLPRALVRDPRERETS from the coding sequence ATGGTACTACATTTGGATGTTGGCCGGGAACGCTCAGTCAAGGCGTTGGAACAAGCGATGGTCGACGAGAACCTGATTGTGTTGTCAACCCAACGTGAAGTTCATATAGAGGAACCGTCCCCGGACGACATTTTTCGGATGGGGACGATCGCTCGCGTCCGTCAGATGCTGAAATTGCCCAACGGCACGATTCGCGTGTTGGTGGAGGGGTTGCACCGGGCGGCCATTGACGAATTTCTCGATGAACAAAACTACTACCGTGTTCGTGTAACCCAACTGGCACCGCAGGTGAAAGATGATCTGGAACTGGAAGCCCTGATGCGCTCAGTATTGGACTATTTTGAGCAATACTTGCGTTTATCCAAAAAGGTATCGCCGGAGACGTATTCGGCGGTGGCGGACATCGACGATCCCGGTCGGCTTGCCGACATCATCGCATCCCATCTGCCGCTGAAGATCGCCGACAAGCAAAAGATTTTGGAGACGATTGACGTTCATAAACGATTGGAAACGCTTCTCGAAATGCTCAACGATGAGCGGGAAGTGCTGGAGCTGGAGCGCAAAATCAGCCAGCGCGTCAAAAAGCAGATGGAGAAAACACAAAAAGAGTATTACCTGCGTGAACAGATGAAGGCGATCCAACGGGAGCTGGGAGAAAAAGAAGGTCGTGTCGGCGAAGTGGAGGAGTTGCGGGAACAACTGTCCAAGTTGGATGCGCCCGATTATGTGGTGGAAAAAGTGGAAAAAGAGATCGAACGGCTGGAGAAGATCCCGACCACCTCGGCGGAAGGGGGCGTCATCCGCACATATGTGGAATGGTTGCTCCAACTTCCCTGGCGCAAGGAAACGAAGGATGATCTCGACCTGAAAAAAGCGGAAAAAATTTTGGATGAGGATCATTACGGTTTGGAAAAAGCCAAGGAGCGGGTACTGGAGTATCTGGCCGTCCAGAAAATGGTGAAAAAGCTCAAAGGCCCCATCCTGTGTCTGGTAGGCCCGCCTGGGGTGGGGAAAACCTCATTGGCCCGCTCGGTTGCCCGCGCCCTCAACCGGAAGTTTGTGCGCGTCTCTTTGGGCGGCGTGCGGGATGAGGCGGAAATCCGCGGTCACCGGCGGACGTATGTAGGCGCGTTACCCGGGCGGATCATTCAGGGGATGAAAACGGCAGGCACGATCAATCCGGTCTTTTTGCTGGATGAGATCGACAAAATGTCGGCCGATTTTCGTGGTGACCCGGCGGCAGCGTTGTTGGAAGTGTTGGACCCGGAACAAAACGCCACGTTCAGTGATCATTACATCGAGATTCCCTATGATTTGTCCAAGGTGATGTTCATCACCACGGCCAACAGCTTGTATGGCATTCCACGTCCGCTGTTGGACCGGATGGAGGTTTTGAACATCTCCGGTTACACCGAGCTGGAAAAGGAACAGATTGCCAAAGGGTATCTGATTCCCAAACAGATGAAAGAGCACGGTTTGGCCAAGGAACAGTTGCAAATTCAAAAAGACGCGATATTGAAAGTGATCCGTCACTACACCCGGGAAGCGGGTGTGCGCAATCTGGAACGCACGATCGGCACCCTGTGCCGCAAAGCGGCGAAACTGCTGGTTACCGGTGAAAAGAAAAAAGTGGTGATCACCCCGAAAAACCTGGAGCAGTTCCTGGGGCCGGTCAAGTTTCGGTATGGAAGGGCCGAAGAGACGGATCAAGTCGGAGCCGCCACCGGGCTGGCGTGGACCGAAACGGGCGGCGACACGCTGACCATCGAGGTGACGGTTTTGCCCGGCAAGGGGAAACTGACGTTGACCGGAAAATTGGGCGACGTGATGAAGGAATCGGCTCAGGCCGCGTTCAGCTATATCCGTTCCCGGGCTGAGGAGTTCCATATTGATCCGGAATTTCACGAGAAAAACGATATTCACATCCACGTGCCGGAAGGGGCGATCCCCAAAGACGGACCATCCGCCGGGATCACCATGGCCACAGCACTTGTATCTGCGCTGACCGGTATCCCGATTTCCCGCCACGTGGCGATGACGGGCGAAATTACGTTGCGCGGTCGTGTGTTGCCGATCGGCGGCCTGAAGGAAAAAGCGCTCAGCGCGCACCGTGCCGGCATCCGTCATGTCCTGATACCCAAAGACAACGAGAAGGATTTGGATGATGTGCCCGAGAGCGTCCGCCGTGATTTGACGTTTACGTTGGTGGAGCACATGGATGAAGTGTTGCCTCGGGCGTTGGTGAGGGATCCACGTGAACGTGAAACAAGCTGA
- the yihA gene encoding ribosome biogenesis GTP-binding protein YihA/YsxC, giving the protein MNVKQAEFVISAVKPSQYPEDALPEIALAGRSNVGKSSLINRMVHRKNLARTSSKPGKTQTINFYRVNGRLYFADMPGYGFARVSKETKAAWARMIEGYLLNRRELKGVIQVVDVRHPPTRDDRMMYDWLRHYGIPVIVVATKADKIPRGKWPKHMKQVREGLQIRADDPLVLFSAETGQGKDELWNAIAALVTEG; this is encoded by the coding sequence GTGAACGTGAAACAAGCTGAATTTGTCATCAGTGCGGTCAAACCGTCACAATACCCTGAGGACGCCCTGCCCGAAATCGCTCTGGCCGGGCGTTCCAATGTGGGAAAATCATCGCTGATCAATCGGATGGTCCATCGTAAAAATCTGGCCCGGACCAGTTCCAAACCGGGTAAAACACAGACCATCAACTTTTACAGGGTAAATGGCCGGCTGTATTTTGCCGATATGCCAGGGTACGGATTCGCCCGCGTTTCCAAGGAAACCAAAGCTGCCTGGGCCCGCATGATCGAAGGCTATCTGCTGAACCGCCGAGAGTTGAAGGGAGTCATTCAAGTGGTGGATGTGCGTCATCCGCCCACCCGGGATGACCGGATGATGTATGATTGGTTGAGACATTACGGCATCCCGGTGATTGTCGTCGCCACCAAAGCGGACAAAATCCCCCGCGGCAAATGGCCGAAGCATATGAAACAAGTACGGGAAGGGCTTCAGATCCGTGCGGACGACCCGTTGGTCCTGTTTTCCGCTGAAACGGGTCAGGGAAAAGATGAGCTGTGGA